The Cloeon dipterum chromosome X, ieCloDipt1.1, whole genome shotgun sequence genome includes a window with the following:
- the Arl1 gene encoding ADP-ribosylation factor-like protein 1 translates to MGGILSYFRGLLGSREMRILILGLDGAGKTTILYRLQVGEVVTTIPTIGFNVEQVTYKNLKFQVWDLGGQTSIRPYWRCYYSNTDAIIYVVDSADRDRIGISKDELVYMLEEEELKGAVLVVLANKQDMEGALSVAEVHQALGLDALKNRTFQIFKTSATKGEGLDQAMDWLSNALTAAK, encoded by the exons ATGG GTGGAATACTGAGCTATTTTAGAGGGCTTCTTGGCAGCAGAGAAAtgcgaattttaattcttggtTTAGACGGAGCtggaaaaacaacaattttgtaTAGACTGCAG GTTGGTGAAGTGGTCACCACCATTCCTACAATTGGCTTCAATGTCGAGCAGGTcacatacaaaaatttaaaattccaagttTGGGACCTCGGAGGTCAAACTAGCATCAG ACCTTACTGGCGATGTTACTATTCAAACACAGACGCCATTATCTACGTGGTAGATTCAGCAGATCGAGACCGTATTGGCATCTCTAAAGACGAACTAGTGTATATGCTTGAG gaAGAGGAGTTGAAGGGCGCTGTGCTTGTCGTGTTAGCTAACAAACAGGACATGGAGGGTGCATTAAGTGTCGCAGAGGTGCACCAGGCATTAGGATTAGATGCACTCAAAAATCGCACTTTCCAAATCTTCAAAACGTCGGCGACAAAGGGTGAGGGTCTTGACCAGGCCATGGACTGGCTTTCCAATGCTCTCACCGCTGCAAAGTGA